One stretch of Campylobacter sp. CCS1377 DNA includes these proteins:
- a CDS encoding efflux RND transporter periplasmic adaptor subunit: MKFLSKYTVLVVSSLLLLSGCDKLKLMLDKNATKTQQQKKMPPQAVSVYVAKAENIPLSFSYPARLVTDMDVIIKPKVSGAIVKKYFKAGDKVKKDDKLFLIEPDKYKASVDMAIAEVALAKSTLSNAKKEHERNKVLIEKKAISQKDYDTTLAAFNNAEATLKNAEAKLQDAKLDLGYTEVSAPFDGILGDSLVDVGDYVNATSSDLVRITNLDPIYAEFYISDTDKLNINRNLKTGKWELKNIDTQIVVSGKTITGKLDFIDSIIDANSGSVKAKGKFKNKDGSLLPGTFTTITTEGFVQKNGFKIPQIAILQNQNEVYVYTLVNGKVEKSPIKIIYQNNEYAIVSEGVKNGDKIIMDNFKKIRIGSEVVEVGSK, translated from the coding sequence ATGAAATTTTTATCGAAATATACAGTTTTGGTTGTATCAAGTTTATTGTTACTAAGTGGGTGTGATAAACTCAAGTTAATGTTGGATAAAAATGCAACAAAAACTCAACAACAGAAGAAAATGCCACCTCAAGCTGTAAGTGTTTATGTGGCAAAAGCTGAAAATATACCTTTAAGTTTTTCTTATCCGGCAAGACTTGTAACAGATATGGATGTAATTATCAAGCCAAAAGTAAGTGGTGCGATAGTGAAGAAGTATTTTAAAGCTGGTGATAAGGTAAAAAAAGATGATAAGCTTTTTTTGATAGAACCTGATAAGTATAAAGCTAGCGTAGATATGGCTATTGCGGAAGTTGCACTTGCAAAGTCTACTTTAAGTAATGCTAAAAAAGAACATGAAAGAAATAAAGTTCTAATTGAAAAAAAGGCTATTTCTCAAAAAGATTATGATACGACTTTAGCTGCCTTCAATAACGCAGAAGCCACATTAAAGAACGCAGAAGCAAAATTACAAGATGCTAAATTAGATCTTGGATACACTGAAGTAAGTGCTCCATTTGATGGAATTTTAGGTGATTCTTTGGTTGATGTGGGTGATTATGTTAATGCTACCAGTTCTGATTTGGTAAGGATTACAAATTTAGATCCTATTTATGCAGAATTTTATATTTCTGATACAGATAAATTAAATATCAATCGCAATTTAAAAACAGGAAAATGGGAATTGAAAAACATCGATACTCAAATTGTGGTGAGTGGAAAAACCATTACAGGAAAACTTGATTTTATCGACTCTATAATTGATGCCAATAGTGGAAGCGTTAAAGCAAAAGGTAAATTTAAAAATAAAGATGGCAGTTTACTTCCTGGAACTTTTACCACAATTACAACTGAAGGTTTTGTTCAAAAAAACGGTTTTAAAATTCCTCAAATAGCTATTTTGCAAAATCAAAATGAAGTGTATGTTTATACCTTAGTTAATGGTAAAGTTGAAAAAAGTCCTATTAAAATTATTTATCAAAATAACGAATATGCCATAGTAAGCGAAGGTGTAAAAAATGGAGATAAGATTATTATGGATAATTTTAAAAAAATCAGAATAGGCTCAGAAGTTGTTGAAGTTGGGAGCAAATAA
- a CDS encoding TetR/AcrR family transcriptional regulator, whose product MQEQNKPLTKKNLARREKIKAIALQLFLQKGYDETSLSEIIKQANGSFSNIYDFFTNKEGLFFEILSDLCKEHAELISFKMGDIYSNELEDVLRSFGMVFVEIFNQTQVISIGKIIFSRVYDSKQRLAKWLDDDDKMFARNVLNDYFSKSTNNFIANNAKKLSEIFCTMLIQPFHNLHILTDLAPMNKAEQEEHVDFVVRLFLNGIPTGNFEK is encoded by the coding sequence GTGCAAGAGCAAAATAAACCTTTGACAAAGAAAAATCTTGCTCGTAGAGAAAAGATCAAAGCCATTGCCTTGCAGCTTTTTTTACAAAAAGGTTATGATGAAACAAGTTTAAGTGAGATTATTAAGCAGGCAAATGGTTCTTTTTCAAATATTTATGATTTTTTTACAAATAAAGAAGGTTTATTTTTTGAAATTTTAAGTGATTTATGCAAAGAACACGCTGAATTAATATCATTTAAAATGGGAGATATTTACAGTAACGAGTTGGAAGATGTTTTGCGATCTTTTGGAATGGTTTTTGTAGAAATTTTTAATCAAACTCAAGTCATTTCCATAGGAAAGATTATTTTTTCGAGAGTTTATGATAGTAAGCAACGGCTCGCTAAATGGCTAGATGATGACGATAAAATGTTTGCCAGAAATGTTTTGAATGATTATTTTTCCAAAAGTACGAACAATTTTATAGCTAATAATGCAAAAAAACTTTCGGAAATTTTTTGCACTATGCTTATACAGCCCTTTCATAATCTTCATATTTTAACAGATTTAGCTCCTATGAATAAGGCAGAGCAAGAAGAACATGTGGATTTTGTTGTAAGGTTGTTTTTAAATGGAATTCCTACCGGAAATTTTGAAAAATAA